The proteins below come from a single Fusobacterium nucleatum genomic window:
- a CDS encoding RnfABCDGE type electron transport complex subunit D, with protein sequence MSTILKTGPAPHIRTAETVESVMYDVVIALIPAFAMAVYSFGIRALILTSVSVLTCILTEYLCQKALKRDIEAFDGSAILTGILFSFVVPAIMPLQYVVVGNIVAITLGKMVYGGLGHNIFNPALVGRAFVQASWPVAITTFAYDGMSGATVLDAMKRGIPLSDALIQNGNQYVHAFIGQMGGCLGETSSLALLLGGAYLIYKKHIDWKVPAVMIGTVFVLTWAMGADPLMQIFSGGLFLGAFFMATDMVTSPTTSKGRVVFALGLGILISLIRMKGGYPEGTAYAILIMNGVVPLIDRYIRPKKFGGVSKNGK encoded by the coding sequence GTGAGTACAATTTTAAAAACAGGACCAGCTCCTCATATTAGAACAGCAGAAACTGTTGAGTCAGTAATGTATGATGTTGTTATAGCTTTGATACCAGCATTTGCTATGGCTGTATATTCATTTGGGATAAGAGCTTTAATACTAACTTCAGTATCAGTTTTGACTTGTATACTTACAGAATATCTATGTCAAAAAGCATTAAAAAGAGATATAGAAGCATTTGATGGGAGTGCTATATTGACAGGAATATTATTTTCATTTGTAGTTCCTGCTATTATGCCTTTACAATATGTAGTAGTTGGAAATATAGTGGCAATAACATTAGGTAAAATGGTTTATGGTGGTTTAGGACATAATATCTTCAATCCAGCATTAGTAGGAAGAGCATTTGTTCAAGCATCTTGGCCAGTAGCAATAACAACTTTTGCTTATGATGGAATGTCAGGAGCAACAGTTTTGGATGCTATGAAAAGAGGAATTCCTTTATCAGATGCATTGATACAAAATGGGAACCAATATGTTCATGCTTTTATAGGACAAATGGGAGGATGTTTAGGAGAAACTTCTTCTTTGGCTCTATTGTTAGGAGGAGCATATTTAATTTATAAGAAACATATAGATTGGAAAGTTCCTGCTGTTATGATAGGAACAGTATTTGTTTTAACTTGGGCAATGGGAGCAGATCCTTTAATGCAAATATTCTCAGGAGGACTATTCTTAGGAGCTTTCTTTATGGCAACTGATATGGTTACAAGCCCAACAACTTCAAAAGGTAGAGTAGTTTTTGCATTAGGATTGGGAATTTTAATTTCTTTAATCAGAATGAAAGGTGGATATCCAGAAGGAACAGCTTATGCTATATTAATAATGAATGGTGTAGTTCCTTTAATTGATAGATATATAAGACCTAAAAAGTTTGGAGGGGTGAGCAAAAATGGAAAATAG
- a CDS encoding RnfABCDGE type electron transport complex subunit G: MENRYIHFGIVLGLIAAISAGLLGGVNDFTSKVIAENTKKIVNAARKEVLPEASDFKEEEAKEADGIQYIPGFNGAGEVVGYVASVTEAGYGGDINFVVGIDKDAKVTGLNVVTSSETPGLGAKINGKEWQEHWIGKDATYEFNKSVDAFAGATISPSAVYRGVIRALNTYQNEVSK; the protein is encoded by the coding sequence ATGGAAAATAGATATATACATTTTGGAATCGTCCTTGGTCTAATAGCAGCTATATCAGCTGGATTACTTGGAGGAGTTAATGATTTCACAAGTAAAGTTATAGCAGAAAATACTAAAAAAATAGTTAATGCAGCAAGAAAAGAAGTTTTACCAGAAGCTTCTGACTTTAAAGAAGAAGAAGCAAAGGAAGCTGATGGAATACAATATATACCTGGGTTTAATGGTGCAGGAGAAGTAGTAGGGTATGTTGCATCAGTTACAGAAGCAGGTTATGGTGGAGATATTAATTTTGTTGTAGGAATAGATAAAGATGCTAAGGTAACAGGTTTAAATGTAGTCACAAGTTCTGAAACTCCTGGATTAGGGGCAAAGATTAATGGAAAAGAGTGGCAAGAACATTGGATAGGGAAGGATGCTACTTATGAATTTAATAAGTCAGTAGATGCTTTTGCAGGTGCTACAATATCACCTAGTGCCGTTTATAGAGGAGTTATAAGAGCATTAAATACTTATCAAAATGAGGTGAGTAAATAA
- the rsxE gene encoding electron transport complex subunit RsxE produces the protein MKKLGVLTAGIFKENPVFVLMLGLCPTLGVTSSAINGFSMGLAVIAVLACSNGLISLFKKFIPDEVRIPAFIMIIASLVTVVDMIMNAYTPDLYKVLGLFIPLIVVNCIVLGRAESFASKNGVIDSILDGIGSGIGFTLSLTFLGAVREILGNGSVFGVSLVPANFTPALIFILAPGGFITIGIIMACINIKKERDAKKKKVTKK, from the coding sequence ATGAAAAAATTAGGAGTACTTACAGCTGGAATATTTAAAGAAAATCCAGTGTTTGTTTTGATGTTAGGACTTTGTCCTACACTTGGGGTAACAAGTAGTGCAATAAATGGCTTTTCAATGGGACTTGCAGTTATAGCTGTTCTTGCTTGTTCAAATGGTTTAATATCACTTTTTAAGAAGTTTATACCAGATGAAGTAAGAATACCTGCATTTATAATGATAATAGCATCTCTTGTTACAGTGGTTGATATGATTATGAATGCTTATACACCTGACTTATATAAGGTATTGGGATTATTCATACCTTTAATAGTTGTTAACTGTATAGTTCTTGGAAGAGCAGAAAGTTTTGCATCTAAAAATGGAGTTATTGATTCTATACTTGATGGTATTGGATCAGGAATAGGATTCACTTTATCTCTAACTTTTTTAGGGGCAGTAAGAGAAATTTTAGGAAATGGTTCAGTATTTGGAGTTTCATTAGTTCCTGCTAACTTTACACCTGCTTTAATATTTATATTAGCACCTGGCGGATTTATTACAATAGGGATAATTATGGCTTGTATAAATATTAAAAAAGAAAGAGATGCAAAGAAAAAGAAGGTGACTAAAAAATGA
- the rsxA gene encoding electron transport complex subunit RsxA: MSIGGLFSIIITSIFINNIIFAKFLGCCPFMGVSKKVDSSLGMGMAVTFVITIASGVTWIVYRLILEPLGLGYLQTIAFILIIASLVQFVEMAIKKTSPSLYKALGVFLPLITTNCAVLGVAIINIQVGYNFIETLVNGFGVAVGFSLALLLLAGIRERLEFANTPKNFKGVPIAFITAGLLAMAFMGFSGMQI, encoded by the coding sequence ATGAGTATAGGTGGATTATTTAGTATAATTATTACTTCAATATTTATAAATAATATAATATTTGCTAAATTCTTAGGTTGTTGCCCATTTATGGGAGTTTCTAAAAAGGTTGACTCATCATTAGGAATGGGTATGGCAGTTACTTTCGTTATTACAATAGCTTCAGGAGTAACTTGGATAGTTTACAGATTGATATTAGAACCTCTTGGTTTAGGATATTTACAAACAATAGCTTTTATATTAATAATAGCTTCTCTTGTACAATTCGTTGAAATGGCAATTAAAAAGACATCGCCAAGTCTATATAAAGCACTTGGAGTGTTCTTACCATTAATTACAACAAACTGTGCTGTTCTAGGAGTTGCTATAATCAATATCCAAGTGGGATATAATTTTATAGAAACATTGGTAAATGGTTTTGGTGTTGCAGTAGGTTTCTCACTAGCATTGTTACTTTTAGCTGGAATAAGAGAAAGATTAGAATTTGCAAATACTCCTAAAAACTTTAAAGGAGTTCCAATAGCATTTATAACAGCTGGACTTTTAGCTATGGCATTTATGGGATTTAGTGGAATGCAAATTTAA
- a CDS encoding RnfABCDGE type electron transport complex subunit B, with product MEAIIMPVVILGITGVLMGLFLAFASKKFEVEVDPKVEAILAILPGVNCGACGYPGCSGYASGVALEGAKMTLCAPGGPKVAAKIGDIMGVAVEMPVKKKPAAKKPVEKKIAQTGEPISASQEFIEKNKRMLMKFKEAFDAKDKEAYEKLENLAKMAKKDELLKFYEEIKSGKIVPDGSAPVAAGATNANAISASKEFVEKNKRMLMKFKEAFDAGDKEGFEKLENLAKMAKKDELLKFYEEIKAGKIVPDPATMVDTPAAKEEATKVGDSKKQEASYCSTLGDGLCVPEQNEQIVKQNLHQEADK from the coding sequence ATGGAAGCGATTATAATGCCAGTTGTTATTTTGGGGATAACTGGAGTATTGATGGGGCTATTCTTAGCTTTTGCTTCAAAAAAATTTGAAGTTGAAGTAGATCCCAAAGTAGAAGCTATACTAGCTATATTACCTGGTGTAAATTGTGGGGCTTGTGGATATCCTGGATGTTCTGGCTATGCATCAGGTGTAGCGTTAGAAGGTGCAAAAATGACATTATGTGCACCTGGTGGACCTAAGGTAGCTGCAAAAATAGGAGATATAATGGGAGTAGCAGTAGAAATGCCTGTTAAAAAGAAACCTGCTGCTAAGAAACCAGTAGAAAAGAAAATAGCTCAAACTGGTGAACCAATATCAGCAAGTCAAGAATTTATTGAAAAAAATAAGAGAATGTTAATGAAGTTCAAAGAAGCATTTGATGCTAAGGATAAAGAAGCTTATGAAAAATTAGAAAACTTAGCAAAAATGGCAAAGAAAGATGAGTTATTAAAATTCTATGAAGAAATAAAATCAGGAAAAATAGTTCCAGATGGAAGTGCACCAGTGGCAGCAGGAGCTACTAATGCAAATGCAATATCAGCTTCAAAAGAATTTGTTGAAAAGAATAAGAGAATGTTAATGAAGTTCAAAGAAGCATTTGATGCTGGAGATAAAGAAGGATTTGAAAAGTTAGAAAATCTTGCAAAGATGGCAAAGAAAGATGAGTTATTAAAATTCTATGAAGAAATAAAGGCAGGAAAGATAGTACCAGATCCAGCAACAATGGTTGATACTCCAGCTGCAAAAGAAGAAGCAACAAAAGTTGGAGATTCTAAAAAGCAGGAGGCTTCTTATTGTAGTACATTAGGTGATGGTTTGTGTGTACCAGAACAAAATGAACAAATAGTTAAACAAAATTTACATCAAGAAGCTGATAAATAA
- a CDS encoding LexA family transcriptional regulator: MSFGKTLKRIRLKHKDSLRGLAKKIDLHFTFIDKVEKGTAPISKNFIENVVAVYPDEREILKKEYLKETLPEIFQKQEAIKIVSNSEVLNLPVYGKASAGRGYMNMDSPDYYMPILRGNFSKRSFFVEITGNSMEPTLEDGQFALVDPDNTAYSKNKIYVVTYNDEGYIKRLEMKDKLKMITLKSDNPDYDDIDIPEEMQEYFKINGRVVEVISKKKLL, translated from the coding sequence ATGAGTTTTGGAAAAACTTTAAAAAGAATTAGATTAAAACATAAGGATAGTTTAAGAGGTTTAGCAAAAAAGATAGACTTACATTTTACTTTTATTGACAAGGTAGAAAAAGGTACTGCTCCAATTTCAAAAAATTTTATTGAAAATGTTGTAGCTGTCTATCCAGATGAAAGAGAAATATTGAAAAAAGAATATTTAAAAGAAACTTTACCAGAAATATTTCAAAAACAAGAAGCTATCAAAATTGTTAGCAATAGCGAGGTTTTAAATCTTCCTGTATATGGTAAAGCAAGTGCTGGTAGAGGATATATGAATATGGATAGTCCTGACTATTATATGCCTATTCTTAGAGGAAATTTTTCAAAAAGAAGTTTCTTTGTTGAAATCACGGGAAATAGTATGGAACCAACTTTAGAAGATGGTCAATTTGCCCTAGTTGATCCTGACAATACAGCTTATTCAAAAAATAAAATTTATGTAGTTACTTATAATGATGAAGGTTACATAAAAAGACTAGAAATGAAAGATAAATTAAAAATGATTACTTTAAAAAGTGATAATCCTGATTATGATGATATTGATATTCCAGAAGAAATGCAAGAATACTTCAAAATCAATGGTAGAGTTGTAGAAGTTATTTCAAAGAAAAAATTATTGTAA
- a CDS encoding endonuclease MutS2, which yields MNKHSFNVLEFDKLKELILANIVIGDNREVIENLVPYKDLSALNNELKTVKDFMDLLSFDGGFEAIGLRNINSLMEKIKLIGTYLEVEELWDINVNLRTVRIFKTRLDELGKYKQLRETIGNIPNLRVIEDIINKTINPEKEIKDDASLDLRDIRLHKKTLNMNIKRKFEELFEEPSLSNAFQERIITERDGRMVTPVKYDFKGLIKGIEHDRSSSGQTVFIEPLSIVSLNNKMRELETKEKEEIRKILLRIAELLRNNKDDILAIGEKVMYLDILNAKSIYANENKCEIPTVSNREILSLEKARHPFIDKDKVVPLTFEIGKDYDILLITGPNTGGKTVALKTAGLLTLMALSGIPIPASENSKIGFFEGVFADIGDEQSIEQSLSSFSAHLKNVKEILEAVTKNSLVLLDELGSGTDPIEGAAFAMAVIDYLNEKKCKSFITTHYSQVKAYGYNEEGIETASMEFNTDTLSPTYRLLVGIPGESNALTIAQRMGLPESIISKARAYISEDNKKVEKMIENIKTKSQELDEMRERFARLQEEARLDRERAKQEALIIEKQKNEIIKSAYEEAEKMMNEMRAKASALVEKIQHEEKNKEDAKQIQKNLNMLSTALREEKNKTVEVVKKIKTKVNFKVGDRVFVKSINQFANILKINTSKESASVQAGILKLEVPFDEIKVVEEKKEKVYNMNTHKKTPVRSEIDLRGKMVDEAVYELETYLDRATLNGYTEVYVIHGKGTGALREGILKYLKTCKYVKEYRIGGHGEGGLGCTVVTLR from the coding sequence ATGAATAAACATAGTTTTAATGTTTTAGAATTTGATAAATTAAAAGAATTGATTTTAGCGAATATAGTGATAGGTGACAATAGGGAAGTTATAGAAAATTTAGTACCATATAAAGATTTATCTGCACTTAATAACGAATTAAAAACAGTTAAGGACTTTATGGATTTACTTTCTTTTGATGGTGGTTTTGAAGCCATAGGTCTTAGAAATATCAATAGTCTTATGGAAAAAATAAAACTTATAGGGACTTATCTTGAAGTTGAAGAACTTTGGGATATAAATGTAAATTTAAGAACTGTAAGAATTTTTAAAACAAGACTTGATGAATTAGGAAAATACAAACAACTTAGAGAAACGATAGGGAATATTCCTAATTTAAGAGTAATTGAAGATATAATAAATAAGACTATCAATCCTGAAAAAGAAATAAAAGATGATGCTTCTCTTGATTTAAGAGATATTAGACTTCACAAAAAAACTTTAAATATGAATATTAAAAGAAAATTTGAAGAACTTTTTGAAGAACCATCTTTATCAAATGCTTTCCAAGAAAGAATAATTACAGAAAGAGATGGAAGGATGGTAACTCCTGTAAAGTATGATTTTAAAGGGCTTATCAAAGGTATAGAACATGACAGAAGTTCAAGTGGGCAAACAGTTTTTATTGAGCCACTTTCAATAGTTTCTTTAAATAATAAAATGAGAGAGTTAGAAACTAAGGAAAAAGAAGAAATCAGAAAAATATTATTGAGAATAGCAGAACTTTTAAGAAATAATAAAGATGATATTTTAGCTATTGGGGAAAAGGTAATGTATTTAGACATTTTAAATGCAAAATCTATTTATGCAAATGAAAATAAATGTGAAATTCCAACAGTTAGCAATAGAGAAATTTTATCTTTGGAAAAAGCAAGACATCCATTTATAGATAAAGATAAGGTTGTTCCTTTAACTTTTGAAATAGGAAAAGACTATGATATCTTGCTTATAACAGGTCCAAATACAGGAGGTAAAACTGTTGCTTTAAAAACTGCTGGGCTTTTAACTTTAATGGCACTTTCAGGCATACCAATTCCTGCCTCAGAAAATTCTAAGATAGGATTTTTTGAAGGAGTTTTTGCAGATATAGGAGATGAACAAAGTATAGAGCAATCTCTATCATCATTCTCTGCCCATTTAAAAAATGTAAAAGAAATTTTAGAAGCAGTTACAAAAAACTCTTTGGTTTTACTTGATGAATTAGGTTCAGGAACAGACCCAATAGAAGGAGCAGCTTTTGCTATGGCAGTTATAGATTACTTAAATGAAAAGAAATGTAAATCTTTTATAACTACCCATTATAGCCAAGTAAAAGCCTATGGTTACAATGAAGAAGGTATAGAAACTGCTTCAATGGAATTTAATACAGATACACTTTCTCCAACATATAGATTATTAGTGGGTATACCTGGAGAAAGTAATGCCTTAACTATTGCACAAAGAATGGGCTTACCAGAAAGCATAATCTCTAAGGCAAGAGCATATATAAGTGAAGATAATAAAAAAGTTGAAAAGATGATAGAAAATATCAAGACTAAATCTCAAGAATTAGATGAAATGAGAGAAAGATTTGCAAGATTGCAAGAGGAAGCAAGACTTGATAGAGAAAGAGCAAAACAAGAAGCTTTAATAATAGAAAAGCAAAAAAATGAAATCATTAAATCTGCCTATGAAGAAGCAGAAAAAATGATGAATGAAATGAGGGCAAAAGCATCTGCACTTGTTGAAAAAATACAACATGAAGAAAAAAATAAAGAAGATGCTAAACAAATTCAAAAGAATTTGAATATGTTATCAACTGCACTTAGAGAAGAAAAAAATAAGACAGTTGAAGTTGTTAAAAAAATAAAAACTAAGGTAAATTTCAAAGTCGGAGATAGGGTTTTTGTAAAAAGTATCAATCAGTTTGCAAATATTTTAAAAATTAATACTTCTAAGGAAAGTGCAAGTGTACAAGCTGGAATTTTAAAGTTAGAAGTTCCTTTTGATGAAATAAAAGTTGTGGAAGAAAAGAAAGAAAAAGTTTACAATATGAATACTCATAAAAAAACTCCTGTAAGAAGTGAGATTGATTTAAGAGGAAAAATGGTTGATGAAGCTGTTTATGAATTGGAAACTTACTTAGATAGAGCTACTTTAAATGGCTATACAGAAGTTTATGTAATTCATGGAAAAGGTACAGGAGCTTTAAGAGAAGGAATATTGAAATATTTGAAAACTTGTAAATATGTAAAAGAATATAGAATAGGTGGACATGGAGAGGGAGGACTTGGATGTACAGTGGTAACTCTGAGATAA
- the ispD gene encoding 2-C-methyl-D-erythritol 4-phosphate cytidylyltransferase: MYSGNSEIKKKVTFILAAAGQGKRMNLNSPKQFLDYKGEPLFYSSLKIAFDNKYIDDIIIVTNKENLNFMVKYCQDKNLFSKVKYIVEGGNERQYSIYNAIKKIEDTDIVIIQDAARPFLKDKYIEESLKILNDNCDGAIIGVKCKDTIKIIDKNGIVLETPNRDNLIMVHTPQTFKFEILRKAHQMAEEKNILATDDASLVEMISGKVKIINGDYDNIKITVQEDLKFLK, encoded by the coding sequence ATGTACAGTGGTAACTCTGAGATAAAAAAGAAAGTTACTTTTATTTTAGCAGCAGCAGGTCAAGGAAAAAGAATGAACTTAAACTCACCTAAACAATTTTTAGACTATAAAGGAGAGCCACTTTTTTATTCATCTTTAAAAATTGCCTTTGACAATAAATATATAGATGATATTATTATAGTAACTAATAAAGAAAATTTAAATTTTATGGTAAAATATTGTCAGGACAAAAATTTATTTTCAAAAGTCAAATATATAGTTGAAGGTGGAAATGAAAGACAATATTCTATCTATAATGCTATAAAAAAAATAGAAGATACAGATATTGTAATAATACAGGATGCAGCAAGACCTTTTCTAAAAGATAAATACATAGAAGAAAGTCTAAAAATTTTAAATGATAATTGTGATGGAGCAATTATTGGTGTAAAATGTAAAGATACTATTAAAATTATTGATAAAAATGGAATAGTATTGGAAACACCAAATAGAGATAATTTGATAATGGTTCATACACCACAAACTTTTAAATTTGAAATTTTAAGAAAAGCACATCAAATGGCAGAGGAAAAAAATATATTGGCTACTGATGATGCAAGTTTGGTGGAGATGATATCTGGAAAAGTTAAAATTATTAATGGAGATTATGATAATATTAAGATTACGGTACAAGAGGATTTAAAGTTTTTAAAATAA
- the cysS gene encoding cysteine--tRNA ligase, translating to MIKIYNTLTGHLDEFKPLKENEVSMYVCGPTVYNYIHIGNARPAIFFDTVRRYLEYRGYKVTYVQNFTDVDDKMINKANIENVSIKEIAERYIKAYFEDTSKINLKEDGMIRPKATENINEMIEIIKSLVDKGYAYESNGDVYFEVNKYKDGYGELSKQNIEDLESGARINVNEVKRDSLDFALWKASKPNEPSWDSPWGKGRPGWHIECSAMSRKYLGDSFDIHGGGLDLIFPHHENEMAQSKCGCGGTFARYWMHNGYININGEKMSKSSGSFVLLRDILKYFEGRVIRLFVLGSHYRKPMEFSDTELNQTKSSLERIENTLKRIKELDRENVKGIDDCQELLATKKEMEAKFIEAMDEDFNTAQALGYIFELVKAVNKTLDEASISKKGLEVIDEVYSYLVMIIQNVLGVKLKLEVEVNNISADLIELILELRRNAREEKNWALSDKIRDRLLELGIKIKDGKDKTTWTM from the coding sequence ATGATAAAGATTTATAATACACTGACAGGGCATTTAGACGAATTTAAGCCATTGAAAGAAAATGAGGTGTCAATGTATGTCTGTGGACCAACAGTGTATAACTATATTCATATAGGAAATGCAAGACCTGCTATTTTCTTTGACACAGTTAGAAGATATTTGGAATATAGAGGTTATAAAGTAACTTATGTCCAAAATTTTACTGATGTTGATGATAAGATGATAAATAAGGCTAATATAGAAAATGTATCAATAAAAGAAATAGCAGAAAGATATATAAAAGCATATTTTGAGGATACTTCAAAAATAAATTTAAAAGAAGATGGTATGATAAGACCTAAGGCAACTGAAAATATTAATGAGATGATAGAAATTATAAAATCTTTGGTTGATAAAGGCTATGCTTATGAATCAAATGGAGATGTATATTTTGAAGTAAATAAATATAAGGATGGTTATGGAGAACTTTCAAAACAAAATATAGAAGATTTAGAAAGTGGAGCAAGAATAAATGTAAATGAAGTTAAAAGAGATTCACTAGATTTTGCATTATGGAAAGCATCCAAACCTAATGAACCAAGTTGGGATTCTCCTTGGGGAAAAGGTAGACCTGGTTGGCATATAGAATGTTCTGCTATGTCAAGAAAATACTTAGGAGATAGTTTTGATATACATGGAGGAGGTTTAGATTTAATATTTCCTCACCATGAAAATGAGATGGCACAATCTAAATGTGGATGTGGAGGAACATTTGCTAGATACTGGATGCACAATGGTTATATAAATATAAATGGGGAAAAGATGTCTAAATCATCTGGTTCTTTTGTACTTTTGAGAGATATTCTAAAATATTTTGAAGGTAGAGTTATAAGACTTTTTGTTTTAGGTTCTCATTACAGAAAACCTATGGAATTTTCAGATACAGAATTAAATCAAACTAAATCCTCACTTGAAAGAATTGAAAATACTTTAAAAAGAATTAAAGAATTGGATAGAGAAAATGTAAAAGGAATAGATGACTGTCAAGAACTTTTAGCAACTAAAAAAGAAATGGAAGCTAAATTTATAGAGGCTATGGATGAAGACTTTAACACAGCACAAGCCTTAGGATATATCTTTGAATTAGTGAAAGCAGTTAATAAGACCTTAGATGAAGCAAGTATTTCAAAAAAAGGTTTAGAAGTTATAGATGAGGTTTATTCCTATCTTGTGATGATAATTCAAAATGTTTTAGGTGTTAAGTTAAAATTAGAAGTTGAAGTTAATAATATTTCAGCTGATTTAATAGAATTGATACTTGAACTTAGAAGAAATGCAAGGGAAGAAAAAAACTGGGCATTATCTGATAAAATAAGAGATAGACTTTTAGAATTAGGTATCAAGATTAAAGATGGAAAGGATAAAACTACATGGACAATGTAG
- a CDS encoding Mini-ribonuclease 3, protein MDNVDFSKDIRDYSGLELAFLGDAIWELEIRKYYLQFGYNIPTLNKYVKAKVNAKYQSLIYKKIIDDLDEEFKIIGKRAKNSNIKTFPRSCTVMEYKEATALEAIIGAMYLLRKEEEIKKIINIVIKGE, encoded by the coding sequence ATGGACAATGTAGATTTTTCAAAGGATATAAGAGATTACAGTGGGCTAGAATTGGCATTTTTAGGAGACGCTATTTGGGAGTTAGAAATAAGAAAATATTATTTGCAGTTTGGCTATAATATTCCTACTTTAAATAAATATGTTAAAGCTAAGGTAAATGCAAAATACCAAAGTTTAATCTATAAGAAAATTATAGATGACTTAGATGAAGAATTTAAGATTATAGGAAAAAGAGCTAAAAATAGTAATATAAAAACATTTCCAAGAAGTTGTACAGTGATGGAATATAAGGAAGCAACAGCTTTAGAAGCTATCATTGGAGCAATGTATTTATTAAGAAAAGAAGAAGAAATAAAAAAAATTATAAATATAGTTATAAAGGGAGAATAG
- a CDS encoding rod shape-determining protein, translating to MGLFNFRANRSIGIDLGTANTLVYSKKHKKIVLNEPSVVAIEKETKRVLAVGNEAREMLGKTPDTIVAVKPLSEGVIADYDITEAMIKYFIKKIFGSYSFFMPEIMICVPIDVTGVEKRAVLEAAISAGAKKAYLIEEARAAAIGSGMDISVPEGNMIIDIGGGSTDVAIISLGGTVVSKTIRVAGNNFDNDIIKYVKKTYNLLIGDRTAEDIKMKIGTALPLEEEETMEVKGRDLLMGLPKVVTITSEEVREAIKDSLDQILQCIRTVLEKTPPELASDIVDKGMIMTGGGSLIRNFPEMLTKYTNLKVTLADNPLESVVMGAGLALDQIDFLRKIEKAER from the coding sequence ATGGGACTTTTTAATTTTAGAGCAAATAGAAGTATAGGAATTGATTTAGGGACAGCCAACACATTGGTTTACAGTAAAAAGCATAAGAAAATTGTTTTAAATGAACCTTCTGTTGTTGCAATAGAAAAAGAAACAAAGAGAGTATTAGCAGTTGGAAATGAAGCCAGAGAAATGTTAGGAAAAACTCCTGACACAATAGTTGCAGTAAAACCTTTAAGTGAAGGGGTAATTGCTGACTATGATATAACAGAAGCAATGATAAAATATTTCATAAAAAAAATATTTGGTTCATATAGTTTCTTTATGCCAGAAATTATGATTTGTGTACCTATTGATGTAACAGGTGTAGAAAAAAGAGCAGTTTTAGAAGCTGCAATATCAGCAGGAGCTAAAAAAGCATATTTAATTGAAGAAGCAAGAGCAGCAGCAATAGGTTCAGGTATGGATATTTCAGTTCCAGAAGGAAATATGATAATAGATATTGGAGGAGGTTCTACTGATGTAGCTATAATCTCTCTTGGAGGAACAGTTGTAAGTAAGACTATAAGAGTTGCTGGAAATAATTTTGACAATGATATAATAAAATATGTAAAGAAAACATATAATCTTTTAATTGGAGATAGAACAGCAGAAGATATTAAAATGAAAATAGGAACAGCTCTACCATTAGAAGAAGAAGAAACTATGGAAGTTAAGGGTAGAGATTTATTAATGGGATTACCAAAAGTTGTTACTATTACTTCTGAGGAAGTAAGAGAAGCAATAAAAGATTCTCTTGATCAAATATTACAATGTATAAGAACAGTTCTAGAAAAAACTCCACCTGAATTAGCATCTGACATAGTTGATAAAGGTATGATAATGACAGGAGGGGGTTCTCTAATTAGAAATTTTCCTGAAATGCTTACAAAATATACAAATTTGAAAGTAACTTTGGCTGATAATCCATTAGAAAGTGTTGTAATGGGAGCAGGATTAGCATTAGATCAAATAGACTTTCTTAGAAAAATAGAAAAGGCTGAAAGATAA